Proteins co-encoded in one Aquincola tertiaricarbonis genomic window:
- a CDS encoding LysR family transcriptional regulator codes for MARRASSLAQPSSIDSAAAPGAPLGEAQLRLLRTFAAVAAAGGLSPAAVELQLDLSTVSKQLRELEALLGATLARRGRGGFQLTEDGLRLQALTRRLFGAMRAFGDDLASFSGAAAAPVLRLGMVDALLTEGRVPALLARCAQAVPGLQWQLAARRPLEIERELLAGTLDAGIVAARTAPAGLEQHRLYAEANSLWVAPGHPWYAWAGDEAATLRLEDAALVTDPYVDTLPPALLPVPPGTAAGSARADSLEGVALLVLTGRHAGFLPDHYVAGTTALQPLRRVQPARYAHRQDIVLICRRGKASPALRQLIRALSAPGA; via the coding sequence ATGGCCCGGCGGGCAAGTTCACTGGCACAGCCATCCAGCATCGACAGCGCGGCAGCGCCCGGCGCGCCGCTGGGCGAGGCGCAGCTGCGGCTGCTGCGCACCTTCGCCGCGGTGGCGGCGGCGGGCGGCCTGTCGCCGGCGGCGGTGGAGCTGCAGCTCGATTTGTCCACCGTCAGCAAGCAGCTGCGCGAGCTGGAAGCGCTGCTGGGCGCCACGCTGGCGCGGCGCGGCCGCGGCGGCTTCCAGCTGACGGAAGACGGTCTGCGCCTGCAGGCATTGACGCGCCGGCTCTTCGGCGCGATGCGCGCCTTCGGCGACGACCTGGCGTCCTTCAGCGGCGCGGCGGCGGCGCCGGTGCTGCGGCTGGGCATGGTGGACGCGCTGCTGACCGAAGGCCGGGTGCCGGCGCTGCTGGCCCGCTGCGCGCAGGCGGTGCCGGGGCTGCAGTGGCAGCTGGCCGCACGCCGGCCGCTGGAGATCGAGCGTGAACTGCTGGCCGGCACGCTGGACGCCGGCATCGTGGCCGCCCGCACCGCGCCCGCCGGGCTGGAGCAGCACCGCCTGTATGCCGAGGCCAACAGCCTGTGGGTGGCGCCCGGCCACCCCTGGTATGCCTGGGCCGGCGATGAAGCGGCGACGCTGCGGCTGGAAGACGCCGCGCTGGTGACCGACCCCTACGTGGACACGCTGCCGCCGGCGCTGCTGCCGGTGCCGCCGGGCACGGCCGCAGGCAGCGCCCGCGCCGACAGCCTGGAAGGCGTGGCGCTGCTGGTGCTCACCGGCCGCCATGCGGGTTTCCTGCCCGATCACTACGTGGCCGGCACCACGGCGCTTCAGCCGCTGCGGCGGGTGCAGCCGGCGCGGTATGCGCACCGGCAGGACATCGTGCTCATCTGCCGCCGTGGCAAGGCTTCGCCGGCCTTGCGGCAGCTGATCCGCGCGCTGTCGGCACCGGGCGCCTAG
- the speB gene encoding agmatinase, producing the protein MSLDPTAHAFAFLSQGSFLKGAAALPGQLAPQPYGVAGLAWDGSTTNRPGARMAPRAIRTASHMLCDGLHPHFGTTPIAQLVDLGDLALPNTSLVAMRAALAEALPALLAARHMVWLGGDHSVTLPILRALKAQQGRPLAVIHFDAHCDTWEDHFGEPSGHGTWVYEAIQEGLVVPECFTQLGIRSAGDRAAREYVRDQGGQIFTARDLRGLESPAQLAGVVDAIRQRIAAAGHPPVYLSLDIDCLDPAFAPGTGTPEPAGMSTAQVMTLLEELADLPFVGMDCVEVSPPYDHAELTAYAAASFVWTYLSGRVAAQLNKS; encoded by the coding sequence ATGTCCCTCGATCCCACCGCCCACGCCTTTGCTTTCCTGTCGCAAGGCAGCTTCCTCAAGGGCGCCGCGGCACTGCCGGGCCAGCTGGCGCCCCAGCCCTACGGCGTGGCCGGCCTGGCCTGGGACGGCTCCACCACCAACCGGCCGGGCGCCCGCATGGCGCCGCGCGCCATCCGCACCGCCAGCCACATGCTGTGCGACGGGCTGCACCCGCACTTCGGCACCACGCCCATAGCCCAGCTGGTGGACCTGGGCGACCTGGCACTGCCCAACACCTCGCTGGTGGCCATGCGGGCCGCGCTGGCGGAGGCGCTGCCGGCGCTGCTGGCGGCGCGCCACATGGTGTGGCTGGGCGGCGACCATTCGGTGACGCTGCCCATCCTGCGGGCGCTGAAGGCGCAGCAGGGCCGGCCACTGGCGGTGATCCACTTTGACGCGCACTGCGACACCTGGGAAGACCACTTCGGCGAACCCAGCGGCCACGGCACCTGGGTCTACGAAGCGATTCAGGAAGGCCTGGTGGTGCCCGAGTGCTTCACGCAGCTGGGCATCCGCTCGGCCGGTGACCGGGCGGCGCGCGAGTACGTGCGCGACCAGGGCGGCCAGATCTTCACCGCGCGCGACCTGCGCGGCCTGGAAAGCCCGGCCCAGCTGGCGGGCGTTGTGGACGCCATCCGCCAGCGCATCGCCGCGGCCGGCCACCCGCCGGTGTACCTGAGCCTGGACATCGACTGCCTGGACCCGGCCTTCGCCCCCGGCACCGGCACGCCCGAGCCGGCCGGCATGAGCACCGCGCAGGTGATGACGCTGCTGGAAGAACTGGCCGACCTGCCCTTCGTGGGCATGGACTGCGTGGAGGTGTCGCCGCCCTACGACCATGCCGAGCTGACGGCCTACGCGGCCGCCAGCTTCGTGTGGACTTACCTGAGCGGGCGGGTGGCCGCCCAGCTCAATAAGAGCTGA
- a CDS encoding branched-chain amino acid ABC transporter substrate-binding protein: protein MNPTPNLCLQGAALAVALTLPAAVRAQELVVPIGLSSPLSGPQSGNGQDNLAGAQLAVNEVNARKLSVGGRPLRLKLQAEDDQADPRQGVAVAQKLVDGGVKFVVGPYNSGVTMPASRVYDQGGVVVATVSSNPKITQQGFARLFRVGAADTALGVKMALYAAKELKLQRVAVIDDRSAYGQGLAQEFSNAAKANGLQVVKSEYVSGQATDFTPVLTSIKAARPDAIFFGGYSAQAGPMARQMKQLGITAKLLGGDGLCSSETAKLAGGDAVGENVWCTQGGAMIQRASEGQAFVQAYRAANNQRDPLTYAVNFYDAVHLIAQAMQKAGSTDPAKVAEAMQKGSYKGAAGTYEFDNQRDLKSSPVTVFTFKGGQPSAVSSY, encoded by the coding sequence TTGAACCCAACCCCGAACCTGTGCCTGCAAGGCGCCGCCCTGGCCGTGGCGCTGACCCTGCCTGCCGCCGTACGCGCGCAGGAGCTGGTGGTGCCCATCGGGCTGAGCAGCCCGCTGTCCGGCCCGCAAAGCGGCAACGGCCAGGACAACCTGGCCGGCGCGCAGCTGGCCGTCAACGAAGTCAACGCCCGCAAGCTCAGCGTGGGCGGCCGGCCGCTGCGGCTGAAGCTGCAGGCCGAGGACGACCAGGCCGACCCGCGCCAGGGCGTGGCCGTGGCGCAAAAGCTCGTGGACGGCGGCGTCAAGTTCGTCGTCGGGCCCTACAACTCGGGCGTGACCATGCCCGCCTCACGTGTGTACGACCAGGGCGGCGTGGTGGTGGCCACGGTGTCGTCCAACCCCAAGATCACGCAGCAGGGCTTTGCGCGCCTGTTCCGTGTGGGCGCGGCCGACACCGCGCTGGGCGTGAAGATGGCGCTGTACGCGGCCAAGGAACTGAAGCTGCAGCGAGTGGCCGTGATCGACGACCGCAGCGCCTATGGCCAGGGCCTGGCGCAGGAGTTCAGCAACGCGGCCAAGGCCAACGGGCTGCAGGTGGTCAAGAGCGAATACGTCTCGGGCCAGGCCACCGACTTCACGCCGGTGCTCACCAGCATCAAGGCCGCGCGGCCTGATGCCATCTTCTTCGGCGGCTACTCGGCCCAGGCGGGCCCGATGGCGCGGCAGATGAAGCAGCTGGGCATCACCGCCAAACTGCTGGGCGGCGACGGCCTGTGCTCCAGCGAAACCGCCAAACTGGCCGGCGGCGATGCGGTGGGCGAGAACGTCTGGTGCACCCAGGGCGGCGCGATGATCCAAAGAGCTTCCGAGGGCCAGGCTTTCGTGCAGGCCTACCGCGCGGCCAACAACCAGCGCGATCCGCTGACCTATGCCGTCAACTTCTACGACGCGGTGCACCTCATCGCCCAGGCGATGCAGAAGGCCGGCAGCACCGACCCGGCCAAGGTGGCCGAGGCGATGCAGAAGGGCAGCTACAAGGGCGCGGCCGGCACCTACGAGTTCGACAACCAGCGCGACCTCAAGTCGTCGCCGGTGACGGTGTTCACCTTCAAGGGCGGGCAGCCGAGCGCGGTCAGCTCTTATTGA
- a CDS encoding indolepyruvate ferredoxin oxidoreductase family protein gives MNAPLPESVRRALETVSLDDKYALASGRAFMSGVQALVRLPMLQRARDLAAGLNTAGFISGYRGSPLGGYDQALWSARKHLADNHIVFQPGVNEELGATAVWGTQQLDLFPQSKKFDGVFGIWYGKGPGVDRCSDVFKHANMAGTSQHGGVIAIAGDDHISKSSTAPHQSDHIFKACGLPVFFPSSVQDILDMGLHAFAMSRFSGVWSGMKTIQEVVESSASVSVDPDRVRIVLPEDFVMPPGGLHIRWPDAPLEQEARLMDYKWYAALAYVRANKLNYNVIAGPNDRFGLIASGKAYNDTRQALADLGLDDDTCRALGVRLHKVNVVWPLEATITRDFAQGLQEILVVEEKRQVIEYQLKEELYNWRADVRPNVLGKFDEPEGDLTGGEWAMPNPSENWLLRAKADLTPAIIAKAIAKRLKKLGVPADVAARMDARLREIEAAERALVTVNAAGGSGERAPWFCSGCPHNTSTRVPEGSRALAGIGCHYMATWMDRSTVTFSQMGGEGVAWSGQAPFTTDAHVFANLGDGTYFHSGLLAIRQSIASGVNITYKILYNDAVAMTGGQQVGERPEGHSVLQIMKSLDAEGVARTVIVTDEPQKYQGVSLLPGVTVHHRDELDTIQRQFRELKGTTAIIYDQTCATEKRRRRKRGKMATPDKTVVINELVCEGCGDCSVQSNCLSVEPVDTEFGRKRRINQNSCNKDYSCLKGFCPSFVTVEGGQLKKPKKEKKGDLSTLPPIPEPALPLAEQAWGIVVAGVGGTGVITIGQLLGMAAHLEGKGVVTQDAAGLAQKGGATWSHIQIANRADAIFTTKVDTAKADLVIACDPIVGANKATMAVIKPGRTFVAMNTHGSPTAAFVQNPDWQFPAGCETTLAQAVGAGGLGAFDAEEVSVQLLGDSIYTNPLMLGYAWQQGRVPLGHAALMRAMELNNVQVDNNKAAFEWGRRCAHDLAAVKALFKAAQVIQFVKKPSIDELVAKRVSFLTDYQNAAYAEQYRRFVDQVRQAESPLGGTRLSEAVARYLFKLMAYKDEYEVARLHTQTGFDEKIAAMFEGDYKLVHHLAPPLTAKTNERGELVKRPFGPWMHTAFGVLAKMKGLRGTALDIFGRSEERRTERALIEQYKACVLELLQGLNAERLPLAVEIASIPEQIRGYGHVKARHLATARPKWDGLMAQWRAGGSPAARRVA, from the coding sequence ATGAATGCACCCTTGCCCGAGTCGGTCCGCCGCGCCCTGGAAACCGTCAGCCTCGACGACAAGTACGCGCTGGCCAGCGGCCGGGCCTTCATGAGCGGCGTGCAGGCGCTGGTGCGGCTGCCGATGCTGCAGCGCGCCCGCGACCTGGCCGCGGGGCTCAACACCGCCGGCTTCATCAGCGGCTACCGCGGCTCGCCGCTGGGCGGCTACGACCAGGCGCTGTGGTCCGCGCGCAAGCACCTGGCCGACAACCACATCGTGTTCCAGCCCGGCGTGAACGAGGAACTGGGCGCCACCGCGGTGTGGGGCACGCAGCAGCTCGACCTCTTTCCGCAGAGCAAGAAGTTCGACGGCGTCTTCGGCATCTGGTACGGCAAGGGCCCGGGCGTGGACCGTTGCTCCGACGTGTTCAAGCACGCCAACATGGCCGGTACCTCGCAGCACGGTGGCGTGATCGCCATTGCGGGTGACGACCACATCAGCAAGAGCAGCACCGCCCCGCACCAGAGCGACCACATCTTCAAGGCCTGCGGCCTGCCGGTGTTCTTTCCCAGCAGCGTGCAGGACATCCTGGACATGGGCCTGCATGCGTTTGCGATGAGCCGCTTCTCCGGCGTGTGGTCGGGCATGAAGACCATCCAGGAAGTGGTGGAGTCGTCGGCCTCGGTGTCGGTGGACCCCGACCGCGTGCGCATCGTGCTGCCCGAGGACTTCGTGATGCCGCCGGGCGGGCTGCACATCCGCTGGCCCGATGCGCCGCTGGAGCAGGAAGCGCGGCTGATGGACTACAAGTGGTACGCCGCGCTGGCCTACGTGCGGGCCAACAAGCTCAACTACAACGTGATCGCCGGGCCGAACGACCGCTTCGGCCTGATTGCCAGCGGCAAGGCCTACAACGACACCCGCCAGGCGCTGGCCGACCTGGGCCTGGACGACGACACCTGTCGCGCACTGGGTGTGCGGCTGCACAAGGTCAACGTGGTGTGGCCGCTGGAAGCCACCATCACCCGCGACTTCGCGCAGGGCCTGCAAGAGATCCTGGTGGTTGAAGAAAAGCGCCAGGTCATCGAATACCAGCTGAAGGAAGAGCTGTACAACTGGCGTGCCGACGTGCGGCCCAACGTGCTGGGCAAGTTCGACGAGCCCGAAGGCGACCTGACCGGTGGCGAATGGGCCATGCCCAACCCCAGCGAGAACTGGCTGCTGCGCGCCAAGGCCGACCTCACGCCCGCCATCATCGCCAAGGCGATTGCCAAGCGGCTGAAGAAGCTGGGCGTGCCCGCCGACGTGGCGGCGCGCATGGACGCGCGGCTGCGCGAGATCGAGGCCGCCGAGCGTGCGCTGGTGACGGTGAACGCGGCCGGCGGCAGCGGCGAGCGCGCGCCCTGGTTCTGCTCGGGCTGCCCGCACAACACCAGCACCCGCGTGCCCGAAGGTTCGCGCGCGCTGGCCGGCATCGGCTGCCACTACATGGCCACCTGGATGGACCGCAGCACCGTGACCTTCAGCCAGATGGGCGGCGAAGGCGTGGCCTGGAGCGGCCAGGCGCCGTTCACCACCGATGCGCATGTGTTCGCCAACCTGGGCGACGGCACCTACTTCCACAGCGGCCTGCTGGCCATTCGCCAGAGCATCGCCTCGGGCGTGAACATCACCTACAAGATCCTCTACAACGACGCCGTGGCCATGACCGGCGGCCAGCAGGTGGGCGAGCGGCCGGAAGGCCACTCGGTGCTGCAGATCATGAAGAGCCTGGACGCCGAGGGCGTGGCCAGGACCGTCATCGTCACCGACGAGCCGCAGAAGTACCAGGGCGTGAGCCTGCTGCCCGGCGTCACGGTGCACCACCGCGACGAGCTGGACACGATCCAGCGCCAGTTCCGCGAGCTCAAGGGCACCACGGCCATCATCTACGACCAGACCTGCGCCACCGAGAAGCGCCGCCGCCGCAAGCGCGGCAAGATGGCCACGCCCGACAAGACGGTGGTGATCAACGAGCTGGTGTGCGAGGGCTGCGGCGACTGCAGCGTGCAGAGCAACTGCCTCAGCGTGGAACCGGTGGACACCGAGTTCGGCCGCAAGCGCCGCATCAACCAGAACAGCTGCAACAAGGACTACTCGTGCCTGAAGGGCTTCTGCCCCAGCTTCGTCACCGTGGAAGGTGGCCAGCTGAAGAAGCCGAAAAAAGAGAAGAAGGGTGACCTGAGCACGCTGCCGCCCATCCCCGAGCCCGCGCTGCCGCTGGCCGAGCAGGCCTGGGGCATCGTGGTGGCTGGCGTGGGCGGCACCGGCGTCATCACCATCGGCCAGTTGCTGGGCATGGCCGCGCACCTGGAAGGCAAGGGCGTCGTCACGCAAGATGCCGCGGGCCTGGCGCAAAAGGGTGGCGCCACCTGGAGCCACATCCAGATCGCCAACCGCGCCGATGCCATCTTCACCACCAAGGTGGACACCGCCAAGGCCGATCTGGTGATCGCCTGCGACCCCATCGTCGGCGCCAACAAGGCCACCATGGCCGTCATCAAGCCGGGCCGCACCTTCGTGGCGATGAACACCCATGGCTCGCCCACCGCGGCCTTCGTGCAGAACCCCGACTGGCAGTTCCCGGCCGGCTGCGAGACCACGCTGGCGCAGGCCGTGGGCGCGGGCGGGCTGGGCGCCTTCGATGCCGAGGAAGTGTCGGTGCAGCTGCTGGGCGACAGCATCTACACCAACCCGCTGATGCTGGGCTACGCCTGGCAGCAGGGCCGGGTGCCGCTGGGCCATGCCGCGCTGATGCGCGCGATGGAGCTGAACAACGTGCAGGTGGACAACAACAAGGCCGCCTTCGAATGGGGCCGCCGCTGCGCCCATGACCTGGCGGCGGTGAAGGCCTTGTTCAAGGCCGCGCAGGTGATCCAGTTCGTCAAGAAGCCGTCGATCGACGAGTTGGTGGCCAAGCGGGTGAGCTTCCTCACCGACTACCAAAACGCGGCTTACGCTGAGCAGTACCGCCGCTTCGTCGACCAGGTGCGGCAGGCCGAAAGCCCGCTGGGCGGCACCCGGCTGTCGGAGGCGGTGGCCCGCTACCTGTTCAAGCTGATGGCCTACAAGGACGAGTACGAAGTGGCGCGCCTGCACACGCAGACCGGCTTCGACGAGAAGATCGCCGCGATGTTCGAGGGCGACTACAAGCTGGTGCACCACCTGGCCCCTCCGCTCACCGCCAAGACCAACGAGCGCGGCGAGCTGGTCAAGCGCCCCTTCGGTCCGTGGATGCACACCGCCTTCGGCGTACTGGCCAAGATGAAGGGCCTGCGCGGCACCGCACTGGACATCTTCGGCCGTTCTGAAGAGCGCCGCACCGAGCGCGCGCTGATCGAGCAGTACAAGGCCTGTGTGCTGGAACTGCTGCAGGGCCTGAACGCCGAGCGGCTGCCGCTGGCGGTGGAGATCGCCAGCATCCCCGAGCAGATCCGCGGCTACGGCCATGTGAAGGCCCGCCACCTGGCCACCGCCCGCCCGAAGTGGGACGGCCTGATGGCACAGTGGCGCGCCGGCGGCAGCCCGGCTGCGCGCCGCGTGGCCTGA